The following are encoded together in the Amblyraja radiata isolate CabotCenter1 chromosome 27, sAmbRad1.1.pri, whole genome shotgun sequence genome:
- the rbbp4 gene encoding histone-binding protein RBBP4 isoform X3 yields the protein METRKKKTAFDDAVEERVINEEYKIWKKNTPFLYDLVMTHALEWPSLTAQWLPDVSRPEGKDYSVHRLVLGTHTSDEQNHLVIASVQLPNDDAQFDASHYDSEKGEFGGFGSVSGKIEIEIKINHEGEVNRARYMPQNPCIIATKTPSSDVLVFDYTKHPSKPDPSGECNPDLRLRGHQKEGYGLSWNPNLSGHLLSASDDHTICLWDISAVPKEGKIVDAKTIFTGHTAVVEDVSWHLLHESLFGSVADDQKLMIWDTRSNNTSKPSHSVDAHTAEVNCLSFNPYSEFILATGSADKTVALWDLRNLKLKLHSFESHKDEIFQVQWSPHNETILASSGTDRRLNVWDLSKIGEEQSPEDAEDGPPELLFIHGGHTAKISDFSWNPNEPWVICSVSEDNIMQVWQMAENIYNDEDPEGVPDPEGQGS from the exons CAGCTTTTGATGATGCTGTGGAAGAACGTGTCATTAATGAAGAGTACAAGATCTGGAAGAAAAATACTCCCTTCTTATATGACCTGGTTATGACTCATGCTCTGGAATGGCCAAGTCTGACTGCACAGTGGCTACCTGATGTTTCCAG ACCTGAGGGGAAGGACTACAGTGTTCACAGGTTGGTCCTGGGAACCCATACATCTGATGAACAAAACCATTTAGTCATTGCCAGTGTTCAACTACCAAACGATGATGCTCAGTTTGATGCTTCACATTATGATAGTGAGAAGGGAG AATTTGGTGGATTTGGTTCTGTTAGTGGAAAAATCGAAAtcgaaataaaaataaatcatgaaGGGGAAGTAAATCGTGCTCGCTACATGCCTCAGAACCCTTGTATCATTGCCACAAAGACTCCCTCCAGTGATGTGTTGGTCTTTGATTATACGAAACATCCTTCCAAACCAG ATCCCTCTGGTGAATGCAACCCAGATCTTCGGTTGCGAGGACATCAGAAGGAAGGCTACGGGCTCTCTTGGAATCCGAATCTTAGTGGCCATTTACTTAGTGCTTCAGATGATCAT ACCATCTGTTTATGGGACATCAGTGCTGTGCCTAAGGAAGGAAAAATAGTTGATGCAAAAACCATCTTCACTGGTCACACTGCAGTGGTAGAAGATGTGTCATGGCACTTGCTACATGAGTCTCTGTTTGGTTCTGTGGCAGATGATCAAAAACTAATGAT TTGGGATACCAGATCTAACAACACATCCAAACCAAGTCATTCAGTTGATGCACACACCGCAGAAGTAAATTGTCTCTCCTTCAATCCTTATAGTGAATTCATCTTGGCAACTGGTTCTGCTGATAAG ACTGTTGCATTGTGGGATTTAAGAAATCTGAAACTGAAACTGCATTCCTTTGAATCTCACAAGGACGAGATTTTCCAG GTTCAGTGGTCTCCTCACAATGAAACTATCCTGGCATCAAGTGGAACAGATCGCAGACTGAATGTGTGGGATTTGAG taAAATTGGAGAGGAACAGTCACCAGAAGATGCTGAAGATGGTCCTCCAGAACTGTTG TTCATTCATGGTGGGCACACAGCTAAAATTTCAGACTTTTCTTGGAACCCAAATGAACCTTGGGTAATTTGCTCTGTATCTGAAGACAACATTATGCAAGTGTGGCAGATG GCTGAGAATATTTACAATGATGAAGATCCAGAGGGAGTCCCTGACCCAGAAGGCCAAGGCTCGTAG